Below is a window of Fervidobacterium pennivorans DSM 9078 DNA.
CTCATAACCAAATGCTTAAGCATACCAGAACCCGTTCTCGGATTGTAAATCTTAGCTTTGCTCAATTCAACAATTTCAGGCGCGACTTCGAGCACCTTGTTAAATGAAGAAGGCGAAATAGGACATTCCTTTATATTTATTACCTTGTTGCTATTTCTCATTTTCAATCCCAGTATAACTCCTTCAGTATTGCTGTAAAAAAACGCAAATTCCATTTTATTCCTGTATCCGAATTCTAAATCACTTGGAATAGTTGGATTTACATCGACATCAATCTTTCCTATCCGTTTCAACTGTTCCTTTACAACCAGGGTCTTTAATTCAAGTTGCTTTTCGTACTTGACGTCCATCATCTGACATCCGCCACAAATACCGTAATATTTACACCTAGGTGTTCTTCGAAACTCTGACTTTTCAAGTAAAGTTTTCAACCTTCCAAAAGCCACATCAGATTTTTCTTGCACGACTTCTATTTCAGCCAAATCACCCGGATATGTCCCCTCAACAAAAACCAATTTACCACCGGGCAGTTTTCCAATACCGTACCCTCCGTAAGCGTACCTTTCTATGTAAACTGTGTAAAGTTGCTCAACTTTTTCACTTTTTTTGTAAAAGTCTTTATCAGTCATAACCATCTTCCTCCTGCTTTATCGTGTCTAAGTCATTCTTACCCAATTTTAACACACAGATTATTTTGTATCAAATTTTTGGACGATCCCGAAATATATCGACGCTACAAAAGCTACGGGTATAGCAAGCCCTAATGATAAAACCACATCGTTGCCGAATACAGAATTATAACCAGTTGCTATGAAATCCCCCAATGACCATGCAAACCCCATAGCAACAGATGATGCTAAGGCTTTCCTATTCGGTAATATTTTCTGTGCTTGAACAACATTTGCTGACATGAGCAAAAATCCAAAAAAGTCAAAAAGGACAAAGGAAATGAAAATTGGTAAAACACTTTTACTGGATATTAACCAGCATATCGCTAACCCCATACCTATAAATGCTGCTAAATCTTGTTTCTTCGCACCTATTTTCTCCATTAAAATAACTCCGAGGTAGTTTGCAAAGACGCCTGCAATCATTCCACTTGTTATTAACAAACCTGAGAGAGAAATCGAATAAGAGCGTATTTTTGTGACGTATATAGGTGTATAAGCGTGGACAACAGACATGAGAAAACTTCGAACCGTGACAACTAATAGTATGGGCAATAGTTTTGCAACCTCTCTTAAGTCGAATTTTGAGTTGTGCACAGTCCTGTTTGGAATATTAAGTCTGAGTAAGAAACTGGCTAAAATAAATGCCGGTAGTGATACAACCCAAAGTGATTCTATCGGAAAATGTGATACATAAAGGGATATAAAAACAGGTCCGAGTGCAGCACCAATTGTTCCTGCAATAGAGAAGAATGCAACACTCCGACCACCAACCTCGCCAGCCATAGAAGCACCTAAAGGATGAAAGGCAGAGTTTGCAATTCTAACAACAAAAACCGCGGATATGAACATCCAAAAGTTTGTGGAAATACCTATCAGTGATACACCTATCGCTTCCAAAACATACATTGTAAAGAGCAAACTCTTGGTGTATTTGACTCTGTCAAAAAAGAATCCAAAGAATATCTGCAAAAGGCTAGCTATCGCTGATGATAATGCCAAAAAAGAGGTAAGTATGCGAATTTCTATTGGAAATTTCTGGATAATGAACGGTCCCAAGGGATTGAAGAAAGAAACGTAAAAGTCTAAAAAGAAGTGTGAAAATATTGAAAGTAGCGACATTAAATTAAACCCCATAAAATTTTTACACTCCTTTCTAGGTTCTTGTTTATCACTTTTAGTCATTTAAAAGTTTGTCATGCGAACAATTTAAATTTCGTTACTTATTCTATCACACATGCCATATTCTCACAATATGACAAATGTGGTAAAATAATTTAAACAGGAAAGTGGGAGGTATTCGGATGAAGGGTATTCACAAGTTATTAACAGGCGAATGGGTTGATCCAATTACGAGACTTCCAAATCAGGAGTTCGTAAAAAACGTATTTGAAGAACTTAGGCAAAGCAATGAAAAATTTTATGTTTTGCACATCACACTGAAATTTCAAGCTAGCACCGAAGATTTAAGAAATTTTGTGCTCTCTAGAGTTTCTTCTGTTATAAAACACAGTGTGAGGATACCCAAGGATTTTGTTTGCAAACTTGAAGGGAACGATTTTTGTATAGTTCTCCACGGGGTAGGAGAAAATGAGGTCATGAAGATTTCTAATAGAATAAAGGATTCTTTGCACTACCTTCTGTTAACCTACGGTTCAGAGAGAATACAGATAGATTGTGACATAGAAATAAGTGCTATCGGAGGTGTCAAGGATGGAGATAGGAACGCGATATGACCCAACAAATATTGAGATGAAGTGGTACAAAAAGTGGCTTGAAAAAGGTTATTTTACGCCAAAGGGGAGTGGTCCAAAGTACTCAATTGTTATTCCACCGCCAAATATCACGGGCAGAATTCACATGGGACATGCCCTTAATATCACTATTCAAGATATTTTAAGTCGTTACAAGCGCATGCAAGGTTTCGACGTACTATGGCTTCCTGGTGAAGACCACGCAGGTATTGCAACGCAAACAGCTGTTGAGAAATACATTGCTACTCAGGGCAAAAGTAGGAGAGACTTTACTCGAGAAGAGTTCTTAAGGATTGTATGGGATTGGGCAAATAAATACAGAGAAGAGATAAAAAAGCAAATAATGTCAATTGGTGCGTCCGTTGACTGGACTCGTGAACGTTTCACGCTAGATGAAGGTTTGTCCAAGGCAGTCAGAAAGGTTTTTGTAGAGTTATATAAGAAGGGTTTAATCTATAAAGGTAAGTACATAGTTAATTGGTGTCACAGATGTGGAACAGTGCTTTCAGATGAGGAAGTGGAATATCACGAGGAAGAGGGAGCTCTTTACTATATCAAATATCCAATCAAAGGCGAAGAGGATTATTTGGTGATAGCTACCACAAGACCTGAAACTATGCTTGGTGATACCGCTGTTGCAGTTCATCCGTCAGATGAGAGATACAAAAATTACGTAGGAAAGACTGCGATATTGCCGTTAGTTGGAAGAGAGTTACCAATCATAGCCGATAATTACGTTGACCCATCGTTTGGGACTGGTGCACTGAAGGTAACACCAGCGCACGATCCAAACGACTATCTCATAGGTCAAAGGCATAACTTGCCGTTTGTTGATATATTCGACGAAAATATTGTTATCAACGAAAATGGTGGTAAATTCAAGGGATTAACCGCATCTGAAGCAAGGAAGGCGGTCATTGCTGAGTTGGAAGCACAGGGATACCTTGTAAAAATTGAAAAGATTAAACACTCAGTCGGACACTGTTACAGATGTGACACTGTTGTAGAACCAAGGTTGATGGACCAATGGTTTGTGAGTATGAAACCACTGGCAAAGAGAGCGATAGAAGCTGTTGAAAATGACGAAGTCAGATTCATTCCTGAAAGATGGAAGAAAGTTTATCTAAATTGGATGTATGAAATCAGAGATTGGTGTATAAGCAGGCAACTTTGGTGGGGACACAGGATTCCTGTCTGGCAATGTCAAGATTGTGGACATTACAACGTTTCAGAAGATGAACCGAAGGTTTGTGAAAAATGTGGTAGCGCAAATCTAAGACAAGACGAAGATGTACTTGACACGTGGTTCAGCTCAGCACTTTGGCCATTTAGTACAATGGGCTGGCCTGAGGAGACAGAAGACTTGAAACGATACTATCCAACCGATGTTTTAGTCACAGGTTTTGACATTATCTTCTTCTGGGTTGCAAGAATGATAATGATGGGCTATGAATTCATGAAGGAAAAACCGTTCAGTGAAGTGTATATACACCAACTTGTAAGAGATAAATACGGTAGAAAGATGAGCAAGTCTCTTGGAAACGGAATCGATCCGCTCGAAGTTATTGATGAATATGGTGCCGATCCTATGAGGTTTACACTTGCTATCCTTGCCGCACAAGGAAGGGACCTAAAACTTGATGTACGATTCTTTGATACATACAAGAAATTTGCTAATAAGATATGGAACGCCTCTCGATTCGTATTCATGAACCTTGATGACTTTGAAAAGATGGAAATTCAGAAAGAGCACCTGAAATTGTCAGATAAATGGATTCTCTCGAGGCTACAGAAAACGATTAAAAAAGTGACAGAGGCACTTGATAACTATGATTTCAATATAGCGGCGGGAGAAATTTATAACTTCTTCTGGGATGAACTCTGCGACTGGTATATCGAGGCTGTAAAGAATAGGCTTAAATCTGAGGACAAGAAAATTGTACAAAACGTGCTTGTTTACGTACTCGATATGAGCTTAAGACTGTTGCATCCATTTATGCCGTTCTTGACGGAGGAATTGTGGACAAAACTTCCAACTGCTGGTGAATCAATAGTTGTTGCTCCCTGGCCAAAGGTAGCAGAGGAATATGTTGACGAAACTGCCGAGAAGAGATTCGAAGAAATAATGGCTCTCATTAGAGGCGTCAGAAATGTTAGAGCCGAAGTAAATGTTCCGCAATCAACAAAAGTAGATCTCTTTATCAAAGGAATGCTAAATGAAGAAGAGCAAGAATATATAAGATTCCTTGGCAATGTTTCAAACATTCAGTTTACAGAATCAAGGCCAAAGCTTTGTGCAACAGCTTACGTGTCATTAAACTTAGAAGCTTACGTTTCTCTTGGAGAACTTATCGATGTGAATGCGGAAGTTCAAAGGCTCAAGAAAAAGGTTGAAAAACTAAAGGCAGATTTAGAAAAATTTGCAAAGAAACTGGAAGATGAAAACTTCCTTAAGAATGCTCCTGAGGATATCGTCGAAGAAACAAAAGAAAAGCAAAGGACATTCTTAGAACAGATAAATAGAATTGAATTGATAATTTCCGACTTGGAGGCTCAGGGATGATTTCCGCAACATTTTTAGACACTCTAAAATATCTATACTTCACACGCCCTTACAACACAATGAAGCTTGGTTTGTTCAGAATAGAAAATCTCCTCTCCAGAATGGGTAACCCCCATTCTGGAGTTAAATATTTCCATGTGACTGGTTCAAATGGAAAAGGGAGTGTTACAACTTTTCTTGAATACTTGACATATCACCATGGGCATAATGTAACGGGATTTTACTCACCACACTTATCAACAATCCTGGAGCGGTTCCATTACAACACACAGAATATAAGTCAAGAAGAATTTGTGGAAGCAGCATTTGAGGTCAAAAAACATGCGGAAGAGATGGATAAACTTGGTGAAGAATTCTCTCCGAGTTTCTTTGAGTATATGACTGCGATGTATTTTTACATAACGAAAAAAAAGAACGCAGAATACGGAAGTGTTGAAGTTGGATTGGGAGGAAGGTTTGATTCAACGAACGTTATAATACCAGAAATTTCCGTAATTTGCACCGTCTCTTTAGAACATACGAACGTTCTCGGTAATACTGTTGAGCAAATTGCCTTTGAAAAAGCCGGAATCATAAAAGAAAAGAAGCCTGTCGTCGTTGGTTTAATGGCAGATTCGGCATTAGAAGTAATAAGGCAAATTGCCAAACAGAAAAATTCTAAAGTATACGAATACGGGAAAGATTTCTATGTGGAACCTGTTCAGTTTTCGTTTAACGAAAATGTCTATGATTACTACGGTGATACAACCATCAAAGGTATAAAAGTTCGGTTGAATGGAAAGCACCAGCTATACAACGTTGGACTGGCATTAAAAGCTTTTGAAGTTACGCACAGAATTAATGAAAAAGCTGTAAAAAAAGCATTTGAAGAAGCATTTATACCCGGCAGATTTGAAATGGTGAACGGAGTAGTATTAGATGGTTCGCATAATCCACAAGCGGCCGAAAAATTCGCCGAAAATCTAGATTTATACTTCCCTGGAAAAAGAAGAGCTTCAGTTTTTGGTATAGTAGATGACAAAGATAAAGAGGGTGTGCTAAAAGTAATTGCTCCGAAATTCGATTTGTTAATAGTGACAAAGCCACCCTCGAAAAGGGCCGAGAAAGTAGCTGAAACTTATGAAATTGCGAAGAGATATAACTCAAATGTTATTCTTGAACCAGATTATATCAAGGCTGTCAACTTGCTAAAAGAAACAGACGCAGATGTTAAATTTGTGACTGGTTCATTTTATCTGGTTGGGTATGTTCGTGATTATCTACTGAATGGAAAGATAAGCGAAGAACTAACGATAGGAGGTGCTTAAGTGTTGGTGAGCCAAGAAAAAAGTGAAATTAGCTTAATCAAAGATCTACTTGTGTTACTCGAAAAGAAAGAAGCAATTGAACCCGTTGTGCTTAACATGAGTAAAACAAGACTCTTAACCGATTATTTTGTTATTTGCACGGCGAACAGTAATATACATATGAAAAGCCTTA
It encodes the following:
- a CDS encoding MFS transporter — translated: MSLLSIFSHFFLDFYVSFFNPLGPFIIQKFPIEIRILTSFLALSSAIASLLQIFFGFFFDRVKYTKSLLFTMYVLEAIGVSLIGISTNFWMFISAVFVVRIANSAFHPLGASMAGEVGGRSVAFFSIAGTIGAALGPVFISLYVSHFPIESLWVVSLPAFILASFLLRLNIPNRTVHNSKFDLREVAKLLPILLVVTVRSFLMSVVHAYTPIYVTKIRSYSISLSGLLITSGMIAGVFANYLGVILMEKIGAKKQDLAAFIGMGLAICWLISSKSVLPIFISFVLFDFFGFLLMSANVVQAQKILPNRKALASSVAMGFAWSLGDFIATGYNSVFGNDVVLSLGLAIPVAFVASIYFGIVQKFDTK
- a CDS encoding diguanylate cyclase domain-containing protein, with the protein product MKGIHKLLTGEWVDPITRLPNQEFVKNVFEELRQSNEKFYVLHITLKFQASTEDLRNFVLSRVSSVIKHSVRIPKDFVCKLEGNDFCIVLHGVGENEVMKISNRIKDSLHYLLLTYGSERIQIDCDIEISAIGGVKDGDRNAI
- a CDS encoding valine--tRNA ligase yields the protein MEIGTRYDPTNIEMKWYKKWLEKGYFTPKGSGPKYSIVIPPPNITGRIHMGHALNITIQDILSRYKRMQGFDVLWLPGEDHAGIATQTAVEKYIATQGKSRRDFTREEFLRIVWDWANKYREEIKKQIMSIGASVDWTRERFTLDEGLSKAVRKVFVELYKKGLIYKGKYIVNWCHRCGTVLSDEEVEYHEEEGALYYIKYPIKGEEDYLVIATTRPETMLGDTAVAVHPSDERYKNYVGKTAILPLVGRELPIIADNYVDPSFGTGALKVTPAHDPNDYLIGQRHNLPFVDIFDENIVINENGGKFKGLTASEARKAVIAELEAQGYLVKIEKIKHSVGHCYRCDTVVEPRLMDQWFVSMKPLAKRAIEAVENDEVRFIPERWKKVYLNWMYEIRDWCISRQLWWGHRIPVWQCQDCGHYNVSEDEPKVCEKCGSANLRQDEDVLDTWFSSALWPFSTMGWPEETEDLKRYYPTDVLVTGFDIIFFWVARMIMMGYEFMKEKPFSEVYIHQLVRDKYGRKMSKSLGNGIDPLEVIDEYGADPMRFTLAILAAQGRDLKLDVRFFDTYKKFANKIWNASRFVFMNLDDFEKMEIQKEHLKLSDKWILSRLQKTIKKVTEALDNYDFNIAAGEIYNFFWDELCDWYIEAVKNRLKSEDKKIVQNVLVYVLDMSLRLLHPFMPFLTEELWTKLPTAGESIVVAPWPKVAEEYVDETAEKRFEEIMALIRGVRNVRAEVNVPQSTKVDLFIKGMLNEEEQEYIRFLGNVSNIQFTESRPKLCATAYVSLNLEAYVSLGELIDVNAEVQRLKKKVEKLKADLEKFAKKLEDENFLKNAPEDIVEETKEKQRTFLEQINRIELIISDLEAQG
- a CDS encoding bifunctional folylpolyglutamate synthase/dihydrofolate synthase, with the protein product MISATFLDTLKYLYFTRPYNTMKLGLFRIENLLSRMGNPHSGVKYFHVTGSNGKGSVTTFLEYLTYHHGHNVTGFYSPHLSTILERFHYNTQNISQEEFVEAAFEVKKHAEEMDKLGEEFSPSFFEYMTAMYFYITKKKNAEYGSVEVGLGGRFDSTNVIIPEISVICTVSLEHTNVLGNTVEQIAFEKAGIIKEKKPVVVGLMADSALEVIRQIAKQKNSKVYEYGKDFYVEPVQFSFNENVYDYYGDTTIKGIKVRLNGKHQLYNVGLALKAFEVTHRINEKAVKKAFEEAFIPGRFEMVNGVVLDGSHNPQAAEKFAENLDLYFPGKRRASVFGIVDDKDKEGVLKVIAPKFDLLIVTKPPSKRAEKVAETYEIAKRYNSNVILEPDYIKAVNLLKETDADVKFVTGSFYLVGYVRDYLLNGKISEELTIGGA